The following coding sequences lie in one Peribacillus frigoritolerans genomic window:
- a CDS encoding YjzD family protein, with protein sequence MRYAWTIFWTFLLVHMTVYVVSSMIGVSYDAAQGTILGLAAAILICIIPAILPAGPAKDSHQH encoded by the coding sequence ATGCGTTATGCTTGGACAATTTTTTGGACATTCTTATTAGTGCATATGACTGTATATGTTGTTTCTTCCATGATCGGAGTTTCATACGATGCTGCGCAGGGAACGATTTTAGGATTAGCTGCTGCTATCCTGATTTGCATCATCCCGGCTATCTTGCCTGCTGGGCCAGCTAAAGACTCTCATCAACATTAA
- the trpS gene encoding tryptophan--tRNA ligase has product MKRIFSGIQPSGSVTLGNYIGAMKQFVNLQKEYECFFCIVDQHAITVPQDRIKLRKNIKTLAALYLAIGLDPEKNTIFIQSEVPAHAQAGWILQSISYIGELERMTQFKDKSAGKEGVSASLLTYPPLMAADILLYSTDVVPVGEDQRQHLELTRDLAERFNKKHNDIFKIPEISLPTEGARIMSLQEPTKKMSKSDPNKKATIALLDDPKQIEKNIKSAVTDSEGIVRYDKENKAGVSNLMSIYSIFSGKTYTEIEEMYEGKGYGDFKSDLAEVVLGEILPIQERYNELIDSPELDEILDRGAEKANIEANKMIRKMYNGMGLGRKR; this is encoded by the coding sequence TTGAAAAGGATTTTCTCCGGCATTCAGCCATCCGGTTCCGTTACTTTAGGAAATTACATCGGAGCAATGAAACAATTCGTTAACTTACAAAAGGAATATGAATGTTTCTTTTGTATTGTTGACCAGCATGCAATTACAGTTCCACAGGATCGCATTAAGTTAAGGAAAAACATTAAAACATTGGCCGCTTTATATTTGGCCATTGGCCTGGATCCTGAAAAGAATACCATCTTCATTCAATCAGAAGTACCAGCACATGCCCAGGCAGGCTGGATTTTACAGAGTATATCCTATATTGGGGAACTTGAGAGAATGACGCAATTTAAAGACAAATCCGCTGGCAAAGAAGGGGTATCCGCATCACTGCTTACTTACCCGCCGTTGATGGCTGCCGATATTCTCCTTTATAGTACAGATGTGGTTCCTGTCGGGGAAGATCAAAGACAGCATCTTGAATTGACACGCGATTTGGCTGAACGGTTCAATAAAAAGCATAATGATATATTTAAAATCCCGGAAATCAGCCTCCCTACAGAAGGGGCCCGTATCATGTCCCTTCAGGAACCAACCAAGAAAATGAGCAAATCCGATCCTAATAAAAAGGCAACGATTGCCTTATTGGATGATCCGAAGCAAATCGAAAAGAACATCAAGAGCGCAGTTACCGATTCGGAAGGCATTGTCCGTTACGATAAGGAAAACAAAGCGGGAGTTTCCAACCTTATGTCCATATACTCCATCTTCAGTGGAAAAACTTATACAGAAATTGAAGAGATGTATGAGGGCAAAGGTTATGGTGACTTTAAAAGTGATTTGGCTGAGGTGGTTCTTGGAGAAATCCTGCCAATTCAGGAACGCTATAATGAATTGATCGATTCGCCTGAATTGGATGAAATTCTGGACCGCGGTGCAGAAAAGGCGAACATTGAAGCCAATAAAATGATCAGAAAAATGTATAATGGCATGGGACTTGGCAGAAAGAGATAA
- a CDS encoding DUF2268 domain-containing protein: protein MGVISTNEWMKKDFNRPVQMMERLKSTFNDTLDADMIYRHLLKHGMYSPNQKTKQTWEDLNENNVWEKTHNLFTAYKKLWGGPDVPIYIFPLMSSGIWNKKVETKSGLAFKDKLFLFYGKGIAEKEMEALLIHEYHHVCRLHHLKKDQKEFTLLDTMIMEGLAERTVEKYLGTRFLAKWTKLYQEDKLREFWSKHLEEKHTIKRTDPLHDALLLGTKGYPYMLGYCSGYYLVKNSEKLSVKKSFIIQSEEFLSKKR, encoded by the coding sequence ATGGGAGTCATTTCAACCAATGAATGGATGAAGAAGGATTTCAACCGCCCGGTCCAGATGATGGAAAGACTTAAAAGCACTTTCAACGATACCCTTGATGCGGACATGATTTATCGTCATTTATTGAAGCATGGCATGTATTCGCCGAATCAAAAAACAAAACAAACATGGGAAGACTTAAACGAAAATAATGTCTGGGAAAAAACACATAACTTGTTTACAGCTTATAAGAAGCTATGGGGTGGGCCTGATGTTCCCATATATATTTTTCCGCTCATGTCTTCAGGGATATGGAATAAAAAAGTTGAAACGAAGTCAGGGTTGGCATTTAAAGATAAACTATTCCTTTTTTACGGAAAGGGGATAGCCGAAAAGGAAATGGAGGCGCTGTTGATTCATGAATATCATCATGTTTGCCGTCTGCATCATTTGAAAAAGGACCAAAAAGAATTCACACTCCTGGATACTATGATCATGGAAGGACTGGCTGAAAGAACGGTGGAGAAATATTTAGGAACAAGATTTTTAGCTAAATGGACTAAGTTATATCAGGAAGATAAACTAAGAGAATTTTGGAGTAAGCATTTAGAGGAAAAGCACACGATAAAACGTACAGATCCTCTTCATGATGCACTTCTGCTCGGGACGAAAGGATATCCATATATGCTTGGATACTGTAGTGGCTATTACCTGGTGAAAAATTCTGAGAAACTCTCCGTGAAAAAATCGTTCATTATACAATCTGAAGAATTCCTATCTAAAAAGCGTTAA
- a CDS encoding GNAT family N-acetyltransferase encodes MNWYDKLNQYFPIEEMKSKEHIEVLLEDKQEIYKKDEGPDHVLLYVEGEEFIFVDYLFVSKNSRGQGLGRKLIQKLQKKQKTILLEVEPVQENDDDTLKRLKFYKREGFQHASSISYSRKSLATKENTPMEILYWPANPSVDEEDVFDFMKEIYSEIHTYKDDDLYGKSYQDVEDVLSLNASQETDIFKEMEI; translated from the coding sequence ATGAATTGGTATGATAAGCTGAACCAGTATTTCCCTATTGAAGAAATGAAGTCCAAAGAACATATTGAAGTTCTTTTAGAAGATAAGCAGGAAATATATAAAAAGGATGAAGGTCCCGACCATGTTTTATTGTATGTGGAAGGAGAAGAGTTTATATTCGTTGATTACCTTTTTGTATCAAAGAATTCAAGGGGGCAGGGATTAGGAAGGAAATTAATTCAAAAATTGCAAAAAAAGCAGAAAACGATCTTGCTGGAAGTAGAACCAGTACAAGAAAATGATGACGATACATTGAAAAGGCTGAAATTTTATAAAAGGGAAGGATTCCAGCATGCCTCTTCAATTTCCTACAGCAGAAAATCCCTTGCCACCAAGGAGAATACGCCTATGGAAATCCTATATTGGCCAGCAAATCCATCAGTTGATGAAGAAGACGTATTTGATTTCATGAAAGAGATTTATTCTGAAATCCATACTTACAAAGATGATGACCTATATGGGAAATCTTATCAAGATGTTGAGGATGTACTAAGCTTGAATGCAAGTCAGGAAACGGATATTTTTAAAGAGATGGAAATTTAA
- a CDS encoding ComZ family protein — protein sequence MSSDKTLEFMGIAMKYFPEAKAKLEASGIPFSMEMAEPFMELFKSVMQEAYELGKQDAQR from the coding sequence ATGAGTTCAGATAAAACTCTTGAATTTATGGGAATCGCCATGAAATACTTCCCAGAGGCTAAAGCGAAGCTTGAAGCAAGCGGGATTCCATTCTCGATGGAGATGGCAGAGCCATTCATGGAGCTCTTTAAAAGCGTTATGCAAGAAGCTTATGAGCTTGGTAAACAAGATGCTCAGCGTTAA
- the clpB gene encoding ATP-dependent chaperone ClpB — protein MDINKMTERTQQAFIGGQELAKDRGNPELTELHLLKALMEQDESLLIRILSESGKPMNLFDIELNKELDRLPEVSGSVSQVYMSSSLQQMLTAAEKEMQMWEDEYLSVEHILLASLQVNKTNVNRLFSSYGIDYDKAKQVINDIRGNQRVTSQNPESTYEVLKKYGRDLVAEVKSGKVDPVIGRDTEIRNVIRILSRKTKNNPVLIGEPGVGKTAIVEGLAQRIVRKDVPEGLKDKTVFSLDMSALVAGAKFRGEFEERLKAVLNEIKKSDGKILLFIDELHTIVGAGRTDGALDAGNMLKPMLARGELHCIGATTLDEYRQYIEKDPALERRFQQVLVPEPDVEDTISILRGLKERFEIHHGVRIHDRAIVAASVLSNRYITERFLPDKAIDLVDEACAMIRMEIDSMPSELDEITRKVMQLEIEEAALKNEEDPQSRARLEVLQKELSELQDQANSMKSKWQMEKSALQKVQDQREELEKLRHELEQAENDYDLNRAAELRHGRIPQLQKELDAMEDELEKEKQESRLLRQEVTEEEIASIVARWTGIPISKLVESEREKLLRLSDILHERVIGQGEAVELVSDAVLRARAGIKDPNRPIGSFIFLGPTGVGKTELVKALAETLFDSEEHMIRIDMSEYMEKHSVSRLVGAPPGYVGFEEGGQLTEAVRRNPYSVILLDEIEKAHPEVFNILLQMLDDGRITDSQGRTINCKNTVIIMTSNIGSHFLLQSNRVDGGIEEEIKDQVFKELRGHFRPEFLNRVDDIVLFKPLTKQEIVEIVDKMVHQLQVRLTEQNIVLNVTEAAKEFIAEQGYDPVYGARPLKRFIQKHLETKIARKIIAGTVEIKEGITIDYDHDELVLI, from the coding sequence ATGGATATTAATAAAATGACGGAGAGAACCCAACAGGCGTTCATCGGCGGCCAGGAACTAGCCAAAGATAGAGGGAATCCCGAGCTGACGGAGCTTCATTTATTAAAGGCCTTAATGGAACAGGATGAAAGTTTATTAATCAGGATTTTATCTGAATCTGGTAAACCGATGAATCTATTTGATATAGAGCTAAATAAGGAACTGGATCGATTACCGGAAGTGAGCGGGAGTGTTTCCCAGGTTTACATGTCATCCTCCCTGCAGCAAATGTTGACGGCTGCCGAAAAGGAAATGCAGATGTGGGAGGATGAATACTTATCTGTCGAACATATACTGCTTGCGTCGCTGCAAGTCAATAAAACGAATGTGAACAGGCTTTTTTCATCATATGGAATTGATTATGATAAAGCAAAACAGGTTATAAACGATATAAGGGGGAATCAGCGAGTGACTAGTCAAAATCCTGAAAGCACTTATGAAGTACTGAAAAAATACGGCAGAGATCTTGTTGCTGAGGTTAAATCGGGGAAGGTCGATCCCGTAATCGGCCGTGATACGGAAATCCGTAACGTTATACGGATCCTTTCACGTAAAACGAAAAATAATCCTGTATTGATAGGAGAACCCGGAGTAGGTAAAACAGCCATCGTCGAGGGGCTGGCACAAAGGATCGTCAGGAAGGATGTGCCTGAGGGATTAAAGGACAAGACCGTTTTTTCACTGGATATGAGTGCGCTTGTCGCTGGCGCCAAATTCCGCGGTGAATTTGAGGAACGCCTAAAAGCGGTCTTGAATGAGATCAAGAAGAGTGACGGTAAAATTCTATTATTCATTGATGAATTGCACACAATTGTCGGTGCAGGAAGAACGGATGGCGCACTTGATGCCGGAAATATGTTAAAGCCGATGCTTGCGCGCGGTGAGCTGCATTGTATCGGTGCAACGACCCTTGATGAATATCGGCAATATATTGAAAAGGATCCGGCTCTGGAACGCCGTTTCCAACAGGTTCTGGTTCCCGAACCGGATGTTGAAGATACTATTTCAATTTTGCGGGGATTAAAGGAAAGGTTTGAAATTCACCATGGCGTCAGGATACACGATCGGGCGATCGTTGCGGCCTCTGTCCTTTCGAACCGATATATAACGGAGCGGTTTTTACCTGATAAAGCGATAGATCTTGTGGATGAAGCATGTGCGATGATCCGAATGGAAATCGACTCAATGCCATCCGAGTTGGATGAAATCACGAGAAAAGTCATGCAACTTGAAATTGAAGAGGCGGCCTTGAAGAATGAGGAGGACCCTCAAAGCAGAGCAAGGCTGGAAGTGCTTCAAAAAGAACTATCAGAACTTCAGGATCAAGCTAATAGCATGAAATCGAAGTGGCAAATGGAGAAATCAGCGCTTCAAAAGGTGCAGGATCAACGTGAAGAGCTTGAGAAACTGCGACATGAACTGGAACAGGCAGAGAATGACTATGACCTTAACCGGGCAGCTGAACTTCGGCATGGAAGGATTCCGCAGCTTCAAAAAGAATTGGACGCAATGGAAGACGAATTGGAAAAGGAAAAACAGGAATCGCGATTGCTTCGCCAGGAAGTGACGGAGGAGGAAATTGCCTCGATTGTTGCAAGGTGGACGGGGATTCCGATTAGTAAGCTGGTGGAAAGTGAAAGGGAGAAGCTGCTTCGCCTATCTGATATCCTGCATGAACGCGTAATAGGTCAAGGAGAAGCGGTGGAACTCGTATCCGATGCTGTTTTAAGGGCAAGGGCTGGAATTAAAGATCCAAACAGACCAATCGGTTCATTCATTTTTCTTGGGCCAACGGGTGTAGGTAAAACCGAATTGGTAAAAGCTTTGGCAGAAACGTTATTCGATAGTGAGGAACATATGATTCGAATCGATATGTCGGAATATATGGAGAAACATTCCGTGTCCCGCCTTGTTGGTGCACCTCCTGGATATGTTGGATTTGAGGAAGGCGGCCAACTTACGGAGGCTGTTAGGAGAAACCCATATTCAGTCATATTATTGGATGAAATTGAAAAGGCGCATCCGGAAGTCTTCAATATTTTGCTGCAAATGCTGGATGATGGAAGGATAACAGACTCCCAAGGAAGAACAATCAACTGTAAAAATACGGTGATCATCATGACTTCCAATATCGGATCCCATTTCTTATTGCAGTCCAACCGGGTGGATGGCGGCATTGAAGAAGAAATAAAAGATCAGGTCTTTAAAGAGTTAAGAGGGCATTTCCGTCCGGAATTTTTGAATCGCGTTGATGACATTGTTTTATTCAAACCTCTGACGAAACAAGAAATCGTGGAAATCGTAGATAAAATGGTTCATCAATTACAAGTAAGGTTAACTGAACAAAATATAGTCCTGAATGTTACTGAAGCGGCTAAGGAATTCATTGCGGAACAAGGATATGATCCGGTATATGGGGCAAGACCGCTGAAGCGATTCATCCAAAAGCATCTGGAAACGAAAATCGCCCGTAAAATCATTGCCGGGACTGTTGAGATTAAAGAAGGAATAACGATTGATTATGATCATGATGAATTGGTTCTCATATAA
- a CDS encoding hydrolase yields the protein MEQRTFQIDDQWNIIYYPERPSGFSVMVIGDRSHFVEKESSFWLQHPGRLQILEYLKEYGYTLFSSNFFGANWGSPKALELSLNLYILFMKKEIVNQRVHILAEGTGALLALKLMNELGNKIRSVVLIDPVFSLKAQLEKEKENKFFYKKWLSEVAAAYELDPAECEQHILDTEDSMIAENIPMKVIQVFGSLRKEQASLYRQIQLARKADLQLTYILPEKRYKIPYQIQKFFNENEETL from the coding sequence ATGGAACAACGAACTTTTCAAATTGATGACCAATGGAATATCATCTATTATCCAGAGCGGCCCAGTGGTTTTTCCGTAATGGTAATTGGAGACCGTAGTCATTTTGTCGAAAAAGAAAGCAGCTTTTGGCTGCAGCATCCTGGCAGGCTGCAGATATTGGAATATTTAAAGGAATACGGATACACCCTATTTTCTTCCAATTTTTTTGGAGCCAACTGGGGCAGTCCTAAAGCACTCGAGCTTTCCCTTAACCTATATATTCTGTTCATGAAAAAAGAAATAGTCAATCAAAGGGTTCATATATTGGCAGAGGGGACAGGCGCACTCCTTGCCTTAAAGTTAATGAATGAACTTGGTAATAAAATACGGTCCGTCGTGTTGATAGATCCGGTTTTTTCCTTGAAAGCACAACTGGAGAAAGAAAAGGAAAATAAGTTCTTCTATAAAAAGTGGCTGTCCGAGGTCGCTGCTGCATATGAGCTCGATCCGGCAGAATGTGAACAGCATATACTGGACACTGAAGATTCAATGATCGCAGAGAATATCCCCATGAAAGTGATTCAGGTTTTTGGAAGCTTACGGAAAGAGCAAGCCTCCCTTTATCGGCAAATCCAGCTGGCTAGAAAAGCAGACTTGCAGCTGACGTATATATTGCCCGAAAAACGTTATAAAATCCCCTATCAAATACAGAAGTTTTTCAATGAGAATGAAGAGACTTTATGA
- a CDS encoding beta-ketoacyl-ACP synthase III produces the protein MNAGILGLGRYLPDKIVTNADLEKIMDTSDEWIRTRTGIEERRIANDDIDTSDMAYEAAKAALKNAKISAEEIDLILVATVTPDQSFPSVACMIQEKLGAMKAAAMDVSAACAGFMYAMITAQQFIQSGAYKHVLIVGVEKLSKVTNWEDRNTAVLFGDGAGAAVLGPVSEGKGVLSFELGADGTGGKHLLQEGDFIHMNGREVFKFAVRQMGESSLGVLDKAGLTKEDVDLLVPHQANIRIMEASRERLGLPLEKMTKTVHKYGNTSSASIPMALVEEMEAGRIKDNDLIVMVGFGGGLTWGAIALRWGK, from the coding sequence ATGAATGCTGGAATACTAGGGCTTGGCCGCTACTTACCCGACAAAATCGTTACAAATGCGGATTTAGAAAAAATTATGGACACTTCCGATGAGTGGATCAGGACTAGGACGGGTATTGAGGAAAGAAGAATTGCAAATGATGATATTGATACATCAGATATGGCTTATGAAGCCGCAAAAGCTGCATTGAAAAATGCGAAAATTTCGGCTGAAGAGATAGATTTAATTCTTGTAGCCACTGTTACACCCGATCAGTCGTTTCCTTCTGTCGCTTGCATGATTCAAGAGAAATTGGGGGCGATGAAGGCAGCTGCAATGGATGTAAGTGCTGCATGTGCCGGATTTATGTATGCAATGATCACGGCACAGCAATTTATTCAGTCAGGTGCATATAAGCATGTGCTGATTGTCGGTGTTGAAAAACTTTCGAAAGTAACCAATTGGGAAGACCGCAATACTGCTGTCCTTTTTGGTGACGGAGCGGGTGCAGCTGTACTTGGACCTGTATCTGAAGGCAAAGGAGTCCTTTCCTTTGAATTAGGCGCAGATGGAACTGGCGGGAAGCACTTACTACAGGAAGGAGATTTCATTCATATGAATGGACGTGAAGTATTTAAATTTGCTGTCCGTCAGATGGGGGAATCCAGCCTGGGTGTATTGGACAAAGCTGGTTTGACAAAGGAAGATGTAGATCTGCTTGTTCCGCATCAAGCAAACATTCGCATTATGGAAGCCTCAAGGGAACGCTTGGGTCTCCCGCTTGAAAAAATGACAAAAACGGTTCATAAATATGGAAATACTTCATCAGCGTCCATTCCAATGGCCCTTGTGGAAGAAATGGAAGCAGGAAGAATCAAGGACAATGACTTAATCGTCATGGTCGGTTTTGGTGGTGGCCTTACTTGGGGAGCGATCGCTCTTAGGTGGGGTAAATAA
- a CDS encoding putative glycoside hydrolase, with translation MCIFLIQQPVHAQGMNETRQVALENKELPASVPRFVFDSGLKFDYPDAVRGIYVTGPAAGGSKLNELIKYVDETDLNAMVIDIKDDKGNVTFKTEDPDSPYAGIGKDYIKNPGAMLKKLEDKQIYPIARVVVFKDSLLAKEKPELSFVDGEKVWKNGRGEAFVNPFLKEVWDYNVGIAIEAAKMGFKEIQFDYVRFPEGFENKEDDLKYDVGEYDEAKVSHTAKRVQAVTDFVSYARKQLEPYDVEVSVDIFGYAATLPEAPGIGQNFTKISENVDVISSMIYPSHWTSYFGIDKPDLEPYNLVKEYAKLENGKLKELKTPPTSRPWLQDFTASYLGEGNYQRYGKEEVEAQIKALNDNGINEYLLWNAANRYTKGVDYTP, from the coding sequence ATGTGCATATTCCTGATTCAACAGCCAGTTCATGCACAAGGCATGAACGAAACCAGGCAGGTGGCATTAGAAAATAAAGAATTGCCTGCGAGCGTACCGCGTTTTGTTTTTGATTCGGGGTTGAAATTCGACTATCCGGATGCTGTGCGCGGAATATATGTGACAGGGCCTGCAGCGGGCGGCAGTAAATTGAACGAACTTATTAAATATGTAGATGAAACCGACTTGAATGCGATGGTCATTGACATTAAGGATGACAAAGGGAACGTAACGTTTAAAACGGAAGATCCAGATTCTCCATATGCTGGGATTGGTAAAGACTACATAAAAAATCCAGGGGCAATGCTGAAAAAATTGGAGGATAAACAGATTTATCCGATTGCAAGGGTAGTCGTCTTTAAAGACTCACTTTTGGCCAAAGAGAAGCCGGAATTATCTTTTGTAGATGGCGAAAAGGTATGGAAGAATGGTCGAGGGGAAGCCTTCGTTAACCCATTCTTAAAAGAGGTGTGGGATTATAATGTCGGTATCGCCATTGAAGCGGCAAAGATGGGTTTTAAAGAAATTCAATTTGACTATGTCCGTTTTCCCGAAGGATTCGAAAATAAAGAAGATGATTTGAAATATGATGTCGGTGAATATGATGAAGCGAAAGTGAGTCATACAGCCAAAAGGGTTCAGGCAGTGACAGATTTCGTAAGTTATGCGAGGAAACAGCTGGAGCCATATGATGTGGAAGTATCAGTGGATATTTTTGGTTATGCAGCTACATTGCCTGAAGCTCCCGGAATAGGGCAAAACTTCACAAAAATCTCTGAGAATGTCGATGTAATTTCCTCGATGATCTATCCGAGTCACTGGACATCTTATTTTGGTATCGATAAGCCTGATTTGGAGCCTTATAATCTCGTTAAGGAATATGCGAAATTGGAGAACGGGAAGCTGAAGGAATTAAAAACTCCACCTACTTCAAGACCTTGGCTACAAGATTTTACTGCCTCATATTTAGGTGAAGGGAATTACCAAAGGTATGGAAAGGAAGAAGTGGAAGCCCAAATAAAAGCGTTAAATGATAATGGTATTAATGAATACTTATTATGGAATGCAGCAAATCGATATACAAAGGGAGTAGACTATACCCCATGA
- the fabF gene encoding beta-ketoacyl-ACP synthase II, which yields MTNRRVVVTGIGAISPVGNDAETGWKNIIEGKSGIGPLTRLNAEEFPVKVAAEIKDFDIETYINRKEARKMDRFTHYAIAASVMAYNDSKLEITDENAARVGVWIGSGIGGLETLETQHENFLNRGYKRVSPFFVPMMIPDMAAGQVSILLGAKGINSCTVTACATGTNSIGDAFKAIQRGDADVMITGGAEAPITKMSVAGFCANTALSTNPDPQTASRPFDLNRDGFVIGEGAGIIVLEDLEHALNRGAKIYAEIAGYGSTGDAFHITAPAPGGEGGARAMKIAIEDAGLNPKDIQYVNAHGTSTPYNDKYETMAVKEVFGDHANKLAISSTKSMTGHMLGAAGGVEAIFTIQAIRDSILPPTINIETPDPECDLDYVPNQARKGEINAAISNSLGFGGHNATILFKKYQ from the coding sequence ATGACTAATCGCCGTGTAGTTGTAACAGGTATTGGAGCAATCTCTCCAGTTGGTAATGATGCAGAAACTGGATGGAAAAATATAATCGAGGGGAAATCGGGAATAGGACCTTTAACTCGTTTGAATGCTGAAGAATTTCCGGTTAAAGTGGCTGCTGAAATCAAGGATTTTGATATAGAAACATATATAAATCGTAAAGAAGCACGGAAAATGGACCGTTTTACCCATTATGCAATTGCAGCTTCCGTTATGGCATATAATGATAGCAAGCTGGAAATAACCGATGAAAATGCTGCACGTGTCGGTGTTTGGATCGGTTCGGGTATCGGCGGGCTGGAGACACTTGAGACACAGCATGAAAACTTTTTAAACAGAGGATATAAACGTGTAAGCCCATTTTTCGTACCAATGATGATTCCGGACATGGCAGCTGGCCAGGTTTCTATCTTACTGGGTGCAAAAGGAATCAATTCATGTACGGTAACAGCCTGTGCAACAGGAACTAATTCAATTGGTGATGCGTTTAAAGCCATTCAACGGGGCGATGCCGATGTGATGATTACAGGCGGGGCCGAAGCGCCAATCACAAAAATGTCGGTTGCAGGCTTCTGTGCAAATACGGCTTTATCGACAAACCCTGATCCCCAAACGGCTAGCCGTCCTTTTGATCTTAACCGTGATGGTTTCGTAATAGGGGAAGGAGCTGGAATCATCGTTCTGGAAGATCTTGAACATGCATTGAATAGAGGAGCCAAGATTTATGCTGAAATAGCCGGTTATGGCTCAACTGGAGATGCCTTCCATATCACCGCTCCTGCACCTGGTGGAGAAGGCGGGGCAAGAGCGATGAAAATTGCAATCGAGGATGCAGGTTTGAATCCGAAAGACATCCAATATGTGAATGCCCACGGAACGAGTACGCCTTACAATGACAAATACGAAACGATGGCAGTCAAAGAAGTCTTTGGCGACCATGCTAATAAACTTGCAATAAGTTCCACTAAATCGATGACAGGCCATATGTTAGGGGCAGCAGGCGGTGTGGAAGCGATTTTCACGATTCAGGCAATCAGGGACAGCATTTTGCCTCCAACCATCAATATTGAAACACCAGACCCTGAGTGTGATTTGGACTATGTCCCGAATCAAGCAAGGAAGGGCGAAATCAATGCAGCCATCAGCAATTCACTTGGATTCGGTGGACATAACGCAACTATTCTTTTCAAAAAATATCAATAA
- the spxA gene encoding transcriptional regulator SpxA, with the protein MVTLYTSPSCTSCRKAKAWLEEHEIGYKERNIFSEPLTIDEIKEILRMTEDGTDEIISTRSKTFQKLNVNLESLPLQELYKLIKENPGLLRRPIILDEKRLQVGYNEDEIRRFLPRKVRTFQLREAQRMVN; encoded by the coding sequence ATGGTAACATTATATACATCACCTAGTTGTACTTCATGCAGGAAAGCAAAAGCATGGTTAGAGGAACATGAGATTGGATATAAAGAAAGAAACATTTTTTCAGAACCGTTAACGATTGATGAGATTAAAGAAATTCTTCGAATGACTGAAGATGGAACCGATGAAATCATTTCAACACGGTCAAAAACTTTCCAAAAGTTAAACGTAAATTTAGAGAGCCTGCCTCTTCAAGAATTATATAAATTGATCAAGGAAAATCCAGGTCTGTTGAGACGTCCGATTATCCTTGACGAGAAACGGCTTCAAGTTGGTTATAACGAAGATGAGATAAGACGCTTTTTACCGCGTAAAGTTCGTACCTTCCAGTTACGGGAAGCACAACGCATGGTCAACTAA
- a CDS encoding YjbA family protein codes for MLYLHDVWVNWFEGEENGYNICHFHEWRKDDGIELLDQVPLLKVSSTLFHYIENDLSELPKPLLNDVYQKAYARKNHERIQLDYCFIVTDGNGILAVDTIGYHIPIRKSRIIPRQEQIVYDMIENHDEMDYTFTEKPTSEKEYHILSPSPLFMNGLTRKERQLKQLLFMAMDQLFTAKNTAEIRYWYTEWAPEKYESIQEMDFQIAWLELYEEMKEGWSEKHLQLCENLVKGQPFFEKLWQVEAGDSPSIL; via the coding sequence ATGCTATATCTTCATGATGTATGGGTTAACTGGTTTGAAGGAGAAGAAAACGGCTATAATATTTGTCATTTTCATGAATGGAGGAAGGATGACGGGATCGAACTACTAGATCAAGTTCCTTTGTTGAAAGTGTCATCAACATTGTTCCACTACATAGAAAACGACTTGTCAGAATTACCTAAGCCACTGCTTAATGATGTATATCAAAAAGCATATGCAAGGAAAAATCATGAACGAATTCAGCTCGACTATTGTTTTATCGTGACTGACGGAAATGGAATCTTAGCTGTTGATACGATAGGGTATCATATTCCGATTAGGAAAAGCAGAATAATTCCCCGGCAGGAACAAATTGTTTATGACATGATAGAAAACCATGATGAGATGGATTACACCTTTACTGAAAAACCTACATCTGAGAAAGAATATCATATTTTGTCGCCGTCTCCCTTATTCATGAACGGTTTGACAAGAAAAGAAAGACAGCTTAAGCAATTGCTATTCATGGCCATGGACCAATTATTCACGGCGAAAAACACTGCTGAAATCCGCTATTGGTATACAGAATGGGCTCCTGAGAAATATGAAAGCATTCAAGAAATGGATTTTCAGATAGCTTGGCTTGAATTATATGAAGAAATGAAGGAAGGCTGGTCAGAGAAGCACCTTCAGCTTTGTGAAAACCTTGTGAAGGGGCAGCCTTTTTTTGAAAAGCTGTGGCAAGTTGAGGCAGGCGATAGCCCATCGATATTATGA